In a genomic window of Procambarus clarkii isolate CNS0578487 chromosome 10, FALCON_Pclarkii_2.0, whole genome shotgun sequence:
- the LOC138363201 gene encoding filaggrin-like has protein sequence MILYRDYPLHIKCEPLMFSWGADHSQGTEQWEQITVRGQNSGTRSHSGTEQWEQQITARDKSGSRSQPGTRVGADHSQGQDREQITARDRTVGAADHSQGQEWEQITARDRTVGPDHIQGQNSGSSRSQPGTRVGSDHSQGQEWEQITARDKKWEQITARDKSGSRSLPGARVGADHSQGQEWEQITARDNSGSKRSQPGTEQWEQITARDNSGSRSQPGTRVGADHSQGQEWEQITARDKSGSRSQPGTTVGARDHSQGQNSGSRSQPGTTVGVADHSQGQQWEQITARDKSGSRSQPGTRVGADHSQGQQWEQEITARDRTVGADHSQGQNSGSRSQPGTTVGVADHSQGQQWE, from the coding sequence atgatacTCTACAGGGATTATCCCCTCCACATCAAATGCGagcccctcatgttcagctggggAGCAGATCACAGCCAGGGAACAGAACAGTGGGAGCAGATTACAGTCAGGGGACAGAACAGTGGGACCAGATCACATTCAGGGACAGAACAGTGGGAGCAGCAGATCACAGCCAGGGACAAGAGTGGGAGCAGATCACAGCCAGGGACAAGAGTGGGAGCAGATCACAGCCAGGGACAAGATAGGGAGCAGATCACAGCCAGGGACAGAACAGTGGGAGCAGCAGATCACAGCCAGGGACAAGAGTGGGAGCAGATCACAGCCAGGGACAGAACAGTGGGACCAGATCACATTCAGGGACAAAACAGTGGGAGCAGCAGATCACAGCCAGGGACAAGAGTGGGATCAGATCACAGCCAGGGACAAGAGTGGGAGCAGATCACAGCCAGGGACAAGAAGTGGGAGCAGATCACAGCCAGGGACAAGAGTGGGAGCAGATCACTGCCAGGGGCAAGAGTGGGAGCAGATCACAGCCAGGGACAAGAGTGGGAGCAGATCACAGCCAGGGACAACAGTGGGAGCAAGAGATCACAGCCAGGGACAGAACAGTGGGAGCAGATCACAGCCAGGGACAACAGTGGGAGCAGATCACAGCCAGGGACAAGAGTGGGAGCAGATCACAGCCAGGGACAAGAGTGGGAGCAGATCACAGCCAGGGACAAGAGTGGGAGCAGATCACAGCCAGGGACAACAGTGGGAGCAAGAGATCACAGCCAGGGACAGAACAGTGGGAGCAGATCACAGCCAGGGACAACAGTGGGAGTAGCAGATCACAGCCAGGGACAACAGTGGGAGCAGATCACAGCCAGGGACAAGAGTGGGAGCAGATCACAGCCAGGGACAAGAGTGGGAGCAGATCACAGCCAGGGACAACAGTGGGAGCAAGAGATCACAGCCAGGGACAGAACAGTGGGAGCAGATCACAGCCAGGGACAGAACAGTGGGAGCAGATCACAGCCAGGGACAACAGTGGGAGTAGCAGATCACAGCCAGGGACAACAGTGGGAGTAG